In the Deltaproteobacteria bacterium genome, one interval contains:
- a CDS encoding CoA-binding protein: MRSIREILESKSLAVIGASRDSAKSGSQLLQVLRKVGYQGKFAGVNPRGGEVFGVPLHRTIQDIPFEVDLAVMHIPPGSVPAALSECARKGVKGVVISSEGFAETGPAGAKLQDQVRDILKASGMRGFGPNTLGIVNTATGLTTSYFGDVRMLRPGPIGFAAQSGIFIGALLRYLSSMEGLQLSKGIGLGNKVDVDESEALAYLMEDEQTKIIGLYLEDIRDGRRFLQIAKEAVRHKPVLILKGGRTREGAKSTASHTASLAVSDGIFDSAMRQAGVLRLSGIDEFIRTLSGFINMPLPTGPELAFVTYSGAQAIMSIDTAVEEGLEVARFSEATLGKIGRIIATPSKMKNPVDIFPDMMTHGFEKTSVEILKALMEDDQVKGVVFISFAIFGIEPYLPILEAFKGRCSKPFFFSLMGSRQDLQICQPFFEKEGFPCYDFPEMAVRVFSRMWRYARRQVKDRALVS; this comes from the coding sequence ATGCGATCAATCAGGGAAATTCTGGAATCTAAAAGTCTGGCCGTCATAGGGGCCTCCCGTGATTCGGCCAAGTCCGGGTCACAGCTTTTGCAGGTCCTTCGAAAAGTGGGGTATCAGGGAAAGTTTGCCGGTGTGAACCCTCGAGGTGGGGAAGTATTCGGCGTTCCCCTGCATAGGACAATCCAAGACATTCCCTTTGAAGTCGATCTAGCTGTAATGCATATCCCGCCAGGGTCTGTGCCCGCGGCCCTGTCTGAATGCGCCCGGAAGGGTGTCAAAGGCGTGGTCATTTCCTCGGAAGGCTTTGCTGAAACAGGGCCGGCGGGGGCAAAGCTCCAGGATCAGGTCCGGGATATCCTGAAGGCTTCCGGAATGAGAGGGTTTGGACCGAATACCCTGGGAATCGTCAATACGGCTACGGGTTTGACGACTTCTTATTTCGGTGATGTCCGTATGCTCCGGCCGGGACCTATCGGTTTTGCCGCCCAGTCGGGAATTTTTATCGGGGCCCTTCTGCGGTATTTAAGTTCCATGGAAGGACTCCAGTTATCCAAAGGGATCGGTCTGGGAAACAAGGTGGATGTCGACGAATCGGAGGCCCTGGCTTATCTTATGGAAGATGAACAGACCAAAATCATCGGCCTGTATTTGGAAGATATCCGTGACGGCCGGCGATTTCTGCAAATTGCCAAAGAAGCGGTCAGGCATAAACCTGTTTTGATCCTTAAGGGAGGGCGCACCCGGGAAGGAGCCAAATCAACGGCTTCCCATACGGCCAGTCTGGCCGTGAGCGATGGGATCTTTGACAGCGCCATGCGCCAGGCCGGGGTTCTGCGCCTGTCCGGGATTGATGAGTTCATCCGTACCCTAAGCGGTTTTATCAATATGCCTCTTCCCACCGGTCCGGAGTTGGCCTTCGTCACTTACAGCGGGGCCCAGGCGATTATGAGTATTGACACGGCCGTGGAAGAAGGTCTGGAGGTGGCCCGTTTTTCAGAGGCCACTCTGGGCAAGATCGGACGGATCATTGCCACACCCTCCAAAATGAAAAACCCCGTCGACATTTTTCCTGACATGATGACCCATGGCTTTGAAAAAACTTCTGTCGAAATTTTAAAGGCCTTGATGGAAGATGATCAGGTGAAGGGTGTCGTTTTTATCTCCTTTGCCATTTTTGGCATCGAACCCTACCTGCCGATCCTGGAGGCCTTTAAAGGACGGTGTTCCAAGCCCTTTTTCTTTTCCCTTATGGGATCAAGACAGGACCTGCAAATCTGCCAGCCCTTTTTTGAGAAAGAGGGATTTCCCTGTTATGATTTTCCGGAGATGGCGGTTCGGGTCTTTTCCCGGATGTGGCGTTATGCCCGCCGCCAGGTAAAGGACCGGGCCCTTGTATCTTGA
- the thiL gene encoding thiamine-phosphate kinase: protein MNIEFRIMKGFKEKDQAMSQRISDIGEFGLIGRINDLLKKEGLPSERLTLGIGDDTAAFLPRPGYEILVTCDSLVEGRHYLPAHITPLNLGRRAMTLNISDIGAMGGHPLYALISLGLKPEGLVQNIEEIYRGFLMELNPFGASVIGGNLTQSGNGMFIDITLIGEVEQGKSVRRSGAKPGDWILVTGYPGQAAAGLALLLQSPDAAEILEHPLVKIYNTPSHQARLGEAIAQAGLATAMIDTSDGFLGDLGHICQESSVGAEIFKENLPLSPGLRQAAAGLNRDPYDLFLGDSDDYELIITCRPEDAAAIRSLTEQSFPEPLTEVGRITETPGQLTLVLPDGQRRPANPSGWDHFRAHKE, encoded by the coding sequence TTGAATATCGAATTTCGAATCATGAAGGGATTTAAAGAAAAAGATCAGGCTATGTCTCAACGGATATCGGATATCGGGGAATTCGGCCTGATCGGGAGAATCAACGATCTCCTGAAAAAAGAAGGCCTGCCTTCTGAACGGCTCACCCTGGGAATCGGAGACGATACGGCCGCCTTTCTACCCCGTCCGGGCTATGAAATCCTGGTCACTTGTGATTCCCTGGTGGAAGGCCGCCACTACCTGCCGGCCCATATTACCCCTTTGAATTTAGGACGCCGGGCCATGACCCTCAACATCAGTGACATCGGGGCCATGGGAGGCCACCCCCTATATGCCCTTATCTCCCTGGGATTAAAGCCCGAAGGTCTGGTTCAGAATATCGAAGAGATATACCGCGGCTTCCTCATGGAGCTGAACCCCTTTGGCGCTTCGGTCATCGGCGGCAACCTGACTCAATCGGGAAACGGGATGTTCATCGACATCACCCTTATAGGGGAGGTGGAACAGGGGAAATCGGTGCGCCGTTCCGGAGCCAAACCGGGAGATTGGATACTGGTCACCGGATATCCGGGTCAGGCAGCGGCTGGCCTGGCCTTGTTGCTTCAATCGCCGGACGCCGCTGAAATCCTGGAGCACCCCCTGGTCAAAATCTATAACACCCCTTCTCACCAGGCCCGATTGGGGGAAGCGATTGCCCAGGCCGGACTGGCCACGGCCATGATCGATACCAGCGATGGCTTTCTGGGTGATCTGGGCCATATCTGTCAGGAGAGCAGCGTCGGGGCCGAGATATTTAAAGAGAACCTTCCCTTAAGCCCCGGGCTTCGACAGGCGGCTGCCGGGTTAAACCGGGACCCCTACGATCTTTTTCTGGGCGACAGTGATGATTATGAATTGATTATCACCTGCCGGCCGGAAGATGCCGCCGCTATCCGTTCCCTGACGGAACAATCCTTTCCTGAACCGTTAACGGAAGTCGGCAGGATCACCGAGACTCCGGGCCAATTAACCCTGGTCCTTCCAGATGGTCAAAGACGTCCAGCCAATCCTTCCGGCTGGGATCATTTTAGGGCACATAAGGAATAA
- the thiM gene encoding hydroxyethylthiazole kinase, with the protein MTNQEMAGKAAKNLRLVRERKPLVHNITNYVVMNTTANALLACGASPVMAHAAEEVEEMVSYAGALVLNIGTLSPPWIEAMLKAGKKANALGVPVILDPVGSGATRLRTDTAKRLIKEMSIRVIRGNASEILSLAGDESLAATKGVDSVHTVDQATESAMALARELSTTLAITGPVDLITDGKRTFRVMNGHEMMSQVTGTGCTATALIGAFLAVDRDPLEAAATALAYFGLAGEKAAALASGPGSFQTALLDALFLIKEADLLAGAKIQV; encoded by the coding sequence ATGACCAATCAGGAGATGGCCGGTAAGGCCGCCAAAAATTTAAGGCTTGTTCGGGAGAGAAAACCCCTGGTGCACAACATTACCAACTACGTAGTCATGAACACTACCGCCAATGCCCTGCTGGCTTGCGGGGCCTCGCCGGTCATGGCCCATGCCGCCGAAGAGGTGGAAGAAATGGTTTCTTATGCCGGAGCCCTGGTGCTCAATATCGGCACCTTGAGTCCTCCCTGGATTGAAGCCATGTTAAAGGCCGGGAAAAAGGCCAATGCCCTTGGGGTCCCGGTGATCCTGGATCCGGTCGGTTCCGGGGCCACCAGACTGCGCACCGATACCGCCAAAAGGCTCATTAAAGAAATGTCCATCCGGGTCATCCGGGGCAATGCCTCGGAGATCCTCTCCCTGGCCGGGGACGAATCCCTGGCCGCCACCAAGGGGGTAGACTCGGTCCACACCGTCGATCAGGCCACGGAATCGGCCATGGCCCTGGCCAGGGAACTTTCGACCACCCTGGCCATTACCGGTCCGGTGGATCTGATTACCGACGGCAAGCGGACCTTCCGGGTAATGAACGGACACGAGATGATGAGTCAGGTTACCGGAACGGGCTGCACCGCCACCGCGCTCATTGGGGCCTTCCTGGCCGTTGACCGGGACCCCCTCGAGGCGGCTGCCACCGCCCTGGCCTATTTCGGTCTGGCCGGTGAAAAGGCCGCTGCCCTGGCCTCAGGCCCCGGCAGCTTCCAAACCGCTCTTTTAGACGCCCTTTTTCTGATAAAAGAAGCGGATCTGCTGGCCGGAGCTAAGATTCAAGTTTGA
- the thiE gene encoding thiamine phosphate synthase, with translation MKKIGRFHVLTDTVLQPRFSHLELAELAIAGGADTIQFRWKSGPTREMIRIAREMQALCREAGVTFIVNDRLDVALASQANGIHLGQDDFPIPLARKILGKEVVIGGSANTLEEARKCFLEGADYVGFGPVFPTSSKEDAGPAGGLDLLAQVVREIPLPVIAIGGIAKSNTLQVIGAGAYGIAVISAVCCQEDPRGAAEAIRCLVIRQ, from the coding sequence ATGAAAAAGATCGGAAGATTTCACGTACTGACCGATACGGTCCTTCAACCCCGCTTTTCCCATTTGGAACTGGCCGAACTGGCTATTGCCGGGGGGGCCGATACCATCCAGTTTCGCTGGAAGAGCGGGCCCACCCGGGAGATGATTCGAATCGCCCGGGAAATGCAGGCCTTATGCCGTGAGGCCGGGGTGACCTTTATTGTCAATGATCGTCTGGACGTTGCCCTGGCCTCTCAAGCCAATGGTATTCATCTGGGGCAGGATGACTTCCCCATTCCCCTGGCCAGAAAAATCCTGGGCAAAGAAGTCGTTATCGGCGGCTCGGCCAATACCCTGGAAGAGGCCCGTAAATGTTTCCTGGAGGGCGCGGACTATGTCGGCTTTGGGCCCGTTTTTCCGACCAGTTCCAAGGAAGATGCCGGCCCGGCCGGCGGATTGGATCTCCTGGCACAGGTAGTCCGGGAAATCCCCTTACCGGTCATTGCTATCGGCGGCATCGCAAAAAGCAATACCCTTCAGGTGATCGGCGCCGGGGCCTATGGTATTGCCGTGATTTCGGCCGTCTGCTGCCAGGAAGATCCCAGGGGGGCAGCCGAGGCCATTCGATGCCTGGTGATTCGACAATAA
- a CDS encoding DUF116 domain-containing protein translates to MNHWILILLIVAGLTVAGSFFISRQSLLWVSLSFLRRLNQWTSRILDSINRDWNYKFLVKVGNRYFLKGFTGTPFHQRLIFFPFCLCPPGCPAPVDPSRGMLCRSDCPDCQLGRVRKEALGLGYAGVYIVPSSRYLRRPDLLPSHLFIKEKLDHHNARALLGVTCCWYLKTRLLSRYSFKKEGYVSERSGTRYALQGILLPQRKCSNATVDWTKVHDRLRLKV, encoded by the coding sequence ATGAATCATTGGATTTTAATTTTACTGATTGTTGCAGGCTTGACCGTTGCGGGGTCATTCTTCATCTCCCGACAATCCCTGCTGTGGGTCAGTCTGTCGTTCTTGCGTCGCCTTAATCAATGGACCAGCCGGATACTTGATTCCATCAACCGTGATTGGAATTACAAATTTTTAGTCAAAGTCGGTAACCGATATTTCTTAAAAGGTTTTACCGGCACCCCTTTCCATCAGAGGCTGATTTTTTTTCCTTTCTGCCTTTGTCCTCCTGGATGCCCGGCACCGGTCGACCCTTCCCGGGGTATGCTTTGCCGGAGTGATTGTCCGGATTGTCAATTGGGCCGGGTACGAAAGGAAGCGTTGGGACTGGGATATGCCGGGGTGTATATTGTACCCAGCTCTCGTTATTTACGCCGGCCGGACCTGTTACCCAGCCATTTATTTATTAAGGAGAAGTTGGATCACCATAATGCGCGGGCTTTGTTAGGAGTCACCTGCTGTTGGTATTTAAAGACCAGACTGCTTTCGAGGTATTCTTTCAAAAAGGAGGGATATGTTTCCGAGCGGTCCGGCACCCGTTATGCATTGCAAGGGATTCTTTTGCCCCAACGCAAGTGTAGTAATGCCACGGTTGATTGGACAAAGGTCCATGACCGTTTGCGACTAAAGGTCTGA
- the murJ gene encoding murein biosynthesis integral membrane protein MurJ: MEPASNSPTTTQVAKSAGSVGIAVFFSRILGLIREQVMAVLFGAGTYMDAFVVAFRVPNLLRDLFAEGALSAAFVTVFTDFDQKKGSEATWRLANNVLLTLTLLLSLITILGMIFSEEIIRVMAPDFDRVQGKIALTQLLTNIMFPFLILISVAAVVMGILNTKGLFFMPAMASTFFNLGSIVGGVLCAWWAPSFGQPPIVGMAVGTLIGGFLQLAIQMPSLKGCGFRWQPHLNLKDEGLRRIMVLMIPAVIGLSATQINIFINTNFAARCAEGSVSWLNYAFRLMQFPIGIFGVAISIATLPVISRQASQGDMGALKSTYVSSLTMAFFLTIPASFGLAFLAKPIIRLIFEYGRFNAQDTLHTAEALSYYAIGLFAYSSIKITVPVFYALKDTRYPVIASFLAVITNIIVISIFLDSFQHKAIAFSTSVTTIFNFIFLSTVLYKKVGGYDLRYLLSSLSKVILASLLMGLLAFYLYQGLGLLLNQRSLLNQIVSLFLVITLAGLSYFILIRWMGIQEINEVMGSLKKRFLKS; encoded by the coding sequence ATGGAACCGGCATCCAATTCCCCAACTACAACCCAGGTGGCCAAATCCGCCGGATCGGTAGGCATTGCTGTTTTTTTTAGCCGTATTTTGGGCTTGATCCGGGAACAGGTTATGGCCGTCCTGTTCGGGGCCGGAACCTATATGGATGCCTTTGTAGTGGCCTTCCGGGTCCCCAACCTGCTGCGGGATCTGTTTGCCGAAGGGGCCTTATCTGCCGCCTTTGTGACGGTCTTTACGGATTTTGATCAGAAAAAAGGATCCGAGGCTACCTGGCGGCTGGCCAACAATGTCCTGTTGACTCTTACCCTGCTCCTTTCCCTGATAACCATCCTGGGGATGATTTTTTCCGAAGAGATCATCCGGGTTATGGCCCCGGATTTTGATCGGGTTCAGGGTAAGATCGCCCTGACCCAGCTTTTAACCAATATCATGTTCCCTTTTCTGATTCTGATCTCCGTGGCGGCCGTAGTCATGGGGATATTGAATACCAAAGGTCTTTTTTTTATGCCGGCCATGGCCTCCACCTTTTTCAACTTGGGGTCTATTGTTGGAGGGGTCCTCTGCGCCTGGTGGGCGCCATCATTCGGGCAGCCGCCGATTGTCGGCATGGCGGTAGGGACCTTGATTGGCGGGTTTTTGCAATTAGCCATTCAAATGCCTTCCCTGAAGGGCTGCGGATTCAGATGGCAGCCCCATTTAAACCTGAAAGATGAAGGGCTGCGGCGGATCATGGTCCTGATGATTCCGGCGGTTATCGGGCTTTCAGCGACCCAGATCAATATTTTTATCAATACCAATTTTGCAGCCCGTTGTGCCGAAGGAAGTGTTTCCTGGCTAAACTACGCCTTCAGGCTGATGCAGTTTCCCATCGGTATCTTCGGGGTGGCCATTTCCATTGCCACCCTGCCGGTTATTTCCCGCCAGGCCTCCCAGGGGGATATGGGGGCCTTGAAATCCACCTATGTCTCTTCCTTGACCATGGCCTTTTTTTTGACTATTCCGGCCTCTTTCGGTCTGGCCTTTCTGGCCAAACCCATTATCCGTCTTATCTTTGAATACGGACGCTTCAATGCCCAGGATACCCTCCATACGGCCGAGGCCCTGTCCTATTATGCCATCGGGCTTTTTGCCTATTCTTCCATCAAGATCACCGTACCGGTTTTTTATGCCCTCAAGGATACCCGGTATCCGGTCATTGCCAGTTTCCTGGCCGTAATCACCAACATCATCGTCATTTCGATATTCCTGGACTCCTTTCAGCATAAGGCCATCGCCTTTTCCACTTCGGTCACCACCATCTTTAATTTTATTTTTTTGAGTACCGTGCTTTATAAGAAAGTGGGGGGGTATGACCTGCGATACCTTTTAAGTTCGTTGAGCAAGGTTATCCTGGCCTCCCTGCTTATGGGTTTATTGGCTTTCTATCTTTATCAGGGGCTTGGTCTGCTCCTGAATCAGAGAAGTCTTTTGAATCAAATAGTCTCTTTGTTCCTGGTCATTACCCTGGCCGGGTTAAGTTATTTTATTTTGATTCGCTGGATGGGGATTCAGGAAATAAATGAGGTGATGGGAAGCCTAAAAAAGCGGTTCTTGAAAAGCTAA